TCCCCTCATGAGACCCGCACATTTGTTGGACTGTCATCTCTCTGACTGGAGACCCGATATATGTTACGGAAGGCTCCCCTCAACTCGTTCTCCCCACACCACTTATGTGCCCAAAAACTGATCCTGCTTCCGTCGCCAACCTTAAAGGAAATATTTCCACAAAAATCTTCCCATCCCTTCATCACACTCCTCCACAAACCACACCCAAACGGAGTTGTAATGTTTCTAGTCCTCCATCCCCCTTCCATAACCCCATACTTATCAGCTACCACCCCCTCCAAAAACATTCTCCTCCACCCCAAATCTCCATATCCATTTCCCTAACAGATCTTTGTTGAACACCTTGAGGTCTTTCACACCAAGTCCTCCCCACTCCTTTGGAGAGGTGACAACTTTCCGATTCACAAGATGATGCTTCCTCATGCCTTCTGCTGAGTCCCATAAAAAATTACGCTGAAGACTTCCCAATTTTACTGTCACTTTGCCAGGGGCCTGCAAGAGGGACATGAAATACGTAGAATACGTAGGCATGTTTTAAACATTTGCTTAATATGTTTATATCGGCCTTACATAGGGGGGTTCATTTGGGCTGAGTTTAGCACCAGATGCAAAAGAGATAGTGGTGAAATTTATATGGTAGGACTGTGCAAATATTAATGGACTAGAAAATGGGCATCTGAAGGCAATATTTCAAGCTGGCTTTTTGCTTGTGCAACTAAAGAATTCTGTTATTGTTTCATTTATTTACCttggttaaatttttttctGAGGTGGGAAGGGGGAAGACGCGGGACAGAAGGTGTTGTTTAGGGATAAAAATAGCAAGTCCTTGGAAATGTTTTGTCGTACTCCAGCAAGATAGGTAGCAAGTCCTTGGAAATGTTTTGTCGTACTCCAGCAAGATAGGTGAATCTGGAGTATTCTCTCTCTTCCATTAATCTTTATTATTGTGGATGGGGTGAGGTTGATAATGATCGAAAGGGTGAAAAGTCTGTTTCCTCTATTTCATGTAGATGTCAGGGACTGGACGACATGTTAGTTAACAGTGGAGAACGTATGGTCGTAACGACGTCTCCGCAAAGGCTAAGGAGCAtgaatgttgtgattgttgattaTGCTCATTGTAGATGCTATCAAAATTCTCGTATCACATTGTCTTGTTTATTGCTTGATTCTTTTGAATGGTGGAAGGGGTGCTTACATATCTTTATATGCATGTTCTTGGATTTATCTTTCTGATTGACTAATCATGCTAAAGGGAATAACTTAtccaaaacaaagaaagaaagctAAATGGAGTTTGTCAGAAAATATTCAGTTTTTGAGATTTGCCTTTTTCTTTGACGTGTTTGCAGTGAGGCCTACTCATTTCCCTTTTACTGTTCACCTGATGAAAGCAGTCCTGTGTGGTGGAATGGATTGGACCTTTGGAGGAGGGGGCCCCAATGATAGGATTCCTAAAGGGGAAATTCTAGGGAATCACAAACATAAGTAGAAACGCGGAATTAAAGATAGAagaaattggggatgagaagagaagataaaagcaagacccaaatTAGAATGAACAGAAAGACAAACTTGGAAATAAGTTTCCAAATCCTCCTTTCCAACTCTAACAATTTGAACCTATACTaattgaaatcaaggcaagagaAATTTAATTGacatccacaaatgaacaactcttcatgaatttcaaggACAAGGGTTCATTAATAACAATGTAATTACACTCCATCAACTAAGTCTAAAACTAGGGCTAGTAAGCCAAACAAACTATGATAATCATATCAACTCTCAATTCATCATAAACTAAGTAATAAAAATGACCAAGTATGGTATTTATACTATCAAGCTGAAGAAGACTAAACTAGTTATTACAAAAATATCCTTAATGacgtaagggccttgtttggtctTCTTCATGGATGATGGCTTGGCTTTAAAGAATAGCCTCTTGTCATAAATAGCCGCCTTCCGGCCTTTAACTagccaagcttgcaattgtagccacacGCAAGCTTTGGGCCTTGGGCTCTTGATCTCTTGAGCTCTTCTTCCATAGCTTGAAGGCTCTCCAATGTCTATCTTCAAGTGCTTCCATTGCTTCATTCTCCGTGACCATGGCTTCTAAAGCTTGAAAGTCCTTGTCTCGGCTTCTAGTACGATTCCTTGGAGAAGTTTGAGCAATTGACCCCCCTTGATATCGTATCAGTGGGGCTGCACATGGTAGACCATTTAGGTGCGTCTTATGTCAATGTATGCTAACTTCTAACACCAGACTAGATGGACTTTGATGCTTGATGGTAAACTAGCAAGTGATCTACGAATGGATCATgctttaatttatattttgcaTATTGCATGCTTTGTTTATTTAAAGGATAAAGGCGCTtaactttctttcattttgattttgatagaaCTTGAAGAGGCAATATCCCCTGGACTCGCATATGAATGAGCAGCTACTCTCACCACCTGAAAGCTACCCTATTCCTGATACAGGGTCACGGAATCATGAGCATACCACTTACATTGGTGATGAACCCATTGAAGGGAAGAAGGAATATCTTGTAGTAACACGGAACAGTCTCGAGATCCTTTCCAGCATATTGAATTCTGAAGTTGAACCAAAGCCCATCAAGGTTACTCTCTTATCTCCTTCATTTTGGTGGCAATACTTCACTAAGTTGTAGATTCATTTCAGTGTCATCCTCTGCCCTTCGTTTATTCCACTTCTTCTATTTCAGTTATTCTGACACTATTAGTTTTATTACAATAATCTTGCTTTGATTACCGCTGTTAAAATTTTCAATCATCTTTTATCTTTTACTATATAGTAGGAGGAGTTAGGTCTCTTAGGTTTTAGCTCGTCCACCTATGAAATTCCTGCCGAACCaagttgaaaattgaagaaactCTTGTCATAGTAACTTAACATGAGGGCTACATCtacttgtcaaaaaaaaaaaataaaaaaaataaattagggCTACATCTTAACCTTCTGAACTACCATGTTCTTGAATTTGCTGCATGCTATTCTAAAACAATTGAAgttacaacttttttttttttttttgacaatgatGACATTATTGAAGTTACAACTTTAAATCAAGTTAGCTTCCTATGAGCAAGAAGTTTGTTCAACGCTGGTTTAATAAAGAACcaatggtttttttttcttgataaagtcaacaaattttcaataataaacaataaaaaagtatgtagtagatatgtatatgactcTTTTTGAATTTACTGCGTGAattttgaataaaatgaagttacAACTCTAAAGCAAGTTAACTTCCAATTAGCAACACCTTTATTCATTGCTGGTTCGGTGGTTCCTATAGGAACCAATGGGgtatctttttcctttttgggtgAGAAGTTAACAGATTTCATTATTGAAAACCAAGTCAGTGTAGAAAAGTAGTACAAGATGTGTATATGGTCTACTTGATTCTAATCAACATCACTACTGAGTCGTGTTGCCCTCAAATGCACATGCAAGTATACGCGATCAACAAGTAATAAAGGAGGAATTAAGTGTCGTTTCTATGATGACTTTTAATTAACTTTTTACTAAATTTACCTAATTCTTATTATCTAATCAAGAAAATTAGAATGTAATTTGTTGATTGTTTCAAAACTAAGAATTTTAaataatgatgaattaaataaatgaatacTTGAAGGTTGATAACTATAATGAATGAATGCTTCTAGTTATGGTATTCACTTGCCAATCCTGCTAAAGTCTTCAAATTAATCTTTAATGTTTCTGGGTTATTAGCCTACAAGATTAATTTTACTCATAGGGTGGGTTTGGTTAtcaaggaaaatgttttcctccataccaaactcACCCATAGAAATCTTCCGTTTTCTACTATGTCTTTTCAAGTTATTCCAAATCCTATATTTCTATGGGGTAGAGATAAAAATAATGCATCAATTATCTTGCGTAACAAATGGATGAGCGAGGTAAATAGGTATATTCTATCCTTATTTTCAGATCACTTTCCTAATACCTAGGGCTATGAACTTGTCATATTGAATCTGTATGCAATCAAAAATCTCTTTTTCAAGTTCAAATTAAGATTCTTAGATAGAGTTTAGTTGGTGATCAAGCTATCAGATAATTACGCTaaagattgaagaaaaacccGAATAGATTAACTaattcatcaaaacaatatcAACTTCAGTGTTTATGCCAAGATACCATAACCGTAGAAATAAGGAAATTAGTCAAGCATGGCCATAATGGTCTCACAAATCATCCAAAACAACATAGAAATCAAGAGATGAAAGGAAATAGAGAGGATTCTATAACCAATTCCAAGCTCCAACTTGTCTCCTTGCTTCTTCTCCTCCCTACGTTTTGGCGTTCCTCCAAGGGTAGAAGCTCATTAAAAATGGGTTAGGAAGCTTTTAGGTTGGGTAAAATTTCCGTTTGGATCAAAATACTCCTCAGAATTTCTGCCCAAAATTTAACCTTTGTGCTATATTCTGTGCTTTTCTGCTGAACTGTGCTCTTGCATTTCTCTTCCAGGCTCAGGAAAGTTACACACTCCACTATTCTTGGATAGCACAGCTTCTTGGTTTTCCAATTTTTGCTTCTTTTCAGTGATGCTCCTATTCAGTTCTTTAGCTttctaaacaaacaaaaataaatacttaGGCTTAGTCGGGCATATTACTACTAAGAACACCCAAAGGACGATAAAAGTAAGGGTCAATTGATACTAAACGAATAGGATATATATGCTCAACATCAAGTTGATCAAGCCATGTTGCTAAATTTTCACAGAAGTTCTGTTGTTAAAACTTTCATTTTGCATGTGATTTGACATAGTTTATGTTCCattgaagaaattgaaattcCTCTGCTCCCCCTCTCTGTATTGTCTTTatcaaaaaattttgggggggcCTTCTGAGGGGCGGGTGACCTTTCGAGACATGAATGAGCTGATAAATTTGTGTTATTGAAGGATGATCTGGCAGTGAGCATGTTAGAGAACTGCAAGAAGTCTTTGTTAGTTATACAAAGTATTGTGGAATCAACCTCAGGGGATGAGGGGTTGATGTTTGAAGCTTTAAATCTTCATGATGAGCTTCAACAAGTCATTTCCCGGTACGAGGAGATGGAAGCAGCTCTAGATTCGGGAGAAAGGCTGCCTAAAACACCTGAAAATGTAAGTGGTCTGCCCAATACAGCTCTAGAGTCGGGAGAAAGACTGCCTAAAACACCTGAAAATGGAAGTGGCCTGCCTAATGCTGCTGATGCGAGCAAAGTCAATTTAGAGAAGCTGTCTTTAAATGCAAGTGAAAGTCACGCTGTATCTCCTACAAAAGGAGAAAGTGATCAGTTACACCACGAGGTTTTAAAGCCAGGTATCTCAGGGGAAGAGAGGCTTGATTAGAATATGCAAACCAGGTGTGgtactttttcttgttttccccTTCTAATATATGTAAGTTAATGTACTTTTGCAGTTTGTTTTAGTAGCGAGTACATGCTTTTGTGTATATGATTACTGGGGCATACTTTCAAACATCAGCTTGTAATAACTGCTAGTTCATGGCATTTCAAGTTTTCATTCCTGAAGTGGTATTTTGTTGATCACTTCTATAAATTATATCTTATTCCTATTTTTCTTAATGATTTGCACCCTAGTccgcaaaaaaattaaaatactccTTAAATTATACAGGAGGACAAGAAATGCTACGTTACATGTTGGGCAGGAAACAACATTTGGAGTCTCGGAGACTAACATATACAGTAAATCAAGACATCTAGAGGTCCCATAATTCTTGGGCTGCATTTGTTTCATAGATTGATgcttaatgaatttttttttcgaataaaAAGACATACAGTATTAAATACCCAGCAAGCTAATGCAATTCAACTTTGAAGAGGAAACAACTTACTGTAACAATACGAATGTTCTCTattctgcttttttttttttttttgctccccCCCCGGCCCACTACTTATTAAGCACATTCTGCTGAATTGGTGTTTGTTAAGGTAACATTCCTTTGCACAGCATGGAACCCTTTTGAGCTATAGCAACCGCACCTTGCAGAGAAACAATTTTAACACTTACATTATTCAATTGCATAGGGGTTTATCAATTTACAcaagttcataaaaatatgggcaTTGAAGTAGAAAATACAGCAATTGCAAAGGGGGTTCTCTTCAAttgcaaattttcaaaatatatttaaaactcCTCCAATTTCCAGAATGTTACGAATCACTCCGTTACAATTTATGTGACAGTTTggatttcgagattcaaacctGTTTAGTTTGACCGTAAATtcagacatagaatcttttaagtttttaaaaataaaatttacatatttggaaacgATGTAAAAAGtaataagtcacaataattgtcaatttaaaatatttaaacgatatataaaaaaattgcggtaagaaaaatttgtttcaatttc
This portion of the Lycium ferocissimum isolate CSIRO_LF1 chromosome 1, AGI_CSIRO_Lferr_CH_V1, whole genome shotgun sequence genome encodes:
- the LOC132050705 gene encoding TOM1-like protein 2 encodes the protein MDKLDKLKMASSSLGERLKTGSAQMSRMVSAKMKEILQGPTPESKMVDEATLETMEQPNWSLNLRICAMINSEEFNGTEVVKAIKKKLVLSKSAVTQRLSLDLLETCSSNCEKVFSEIASEKVLDDMVKMIDDPKSDSGNRVKAMELITAWGESEELSYLPVFRQTYMNLKRQYPLDSHMNEQLLSPPESYPIPDTGSRNHEHTTYIGDEPIEGKKEYLVVTRNSLEILSSILNSEVEPKPIKDDLAVSMLENCKKSLLVIQSIVESTSGDEGLMFEALNLHDELQQVISRYEEMEAALDSGERLPKTPENVSGLPNTALESGERLPKTPENGSGLPNAADASKVNLEKLSLNASESHAVSPTKGESDQLHHEVLKPGISGEERLD